Proteins encoded in a region of the Nicotiana tomentosiformis chromosome 9, ASM39032v3, whole genome shotgun sequence genome:
- the LOC104092058 gene encoding uncharacterized protein isoform X1: MAANRRRVGDDRFYSPPAMRKQQKLKAAKSRIEAESRTESDDGASSTASFSSIRVENLTNLDRFLQHTTPKVPAQFFPKTIMKGMRNLDNDPQPYFILGDLWESFGEWSAYGAGVPLVLNQSDCVVQYYVPYLSGIQLYVDPSRPSIKQRRPGEESDSDSLRETSSDDSSEYGAGASRVANKVHGSWKQNMIGSSIDGIKHVSLKKDPFLEYSGDENEIGNSPGLLIFEYFERNQPYGREPLADKISGLASKFSELKTYRSCDLTPSSWISVAWYPIYRIPTGPTLQNLDACFLTYHSLSTPAGVSRTDWPQQHGTTISRGIVGTGTSAKLPLPTFGLASYKFQVPFWFPDGVNECQKVNSLLRAADNWLRLLQVNHPDYSFFVSHNSYRR; encoded by the exons ATGGCTGCAAATCGGAGACGGGTAGGAGATGATCGGTTTTATAGTCCGCCGGCAATGAGGAAGCAGCAAAAATTGAAAGCAGCCAAGTCAAGAATTGAAGCGGAGAGTAGAACCGAGTCTGATGACGGAGCATCCTCAACGGCGTCGTTTTCGTCGATTAGAGTTGAGAATTTGACCAATTTGGATCGCTTCTTGCAGCATACCACTCCTAAAGTTCCTGCTCAATTTTTTCCCAAG ACAATCATGAAAGGGATGAGAAATCTTGACAATGATCCGCAGCCCTACTTCATCTTGGGTGATCTTTGGGAGTCTTTTGGGGAATGGAGTGCGTATGGGGCAGGAGTTCCTCTGGTTTTAAATCAGAGTGATTGCGTTGTCCAGTATTATGTGCCATATTTGTCTGGGATTCAACTTTATGTAGACCCTTCGAGGCCCTCTATCAAGCAGAG GAGACCAGGTGAAGAAAGTGATTCTGATTCTCTCAGGGAGACAAGTAGTGATGACAGTAGTGAATATGGAGCTGGAGCTTCAAGGGTAGCTAATAAAGTTCATGGAAGTTGGAAGCAGAATATGATTGGCTCAAGTATTGATGGAATCAAGCATGTCTCCCTAAAAAAAGACCCTTTCTTGGAATATTCAGGCGATGAGAATGAGATAGGGAACTCTCCCGGTCtccttatatttgaatattttgAGCGGAATCAACCATATGGTCGTGAACCTTTAGCTGACAAG ATTTCAGGCCTTGCATCTAAATTTTCCGAACTGAAGACGTATAGGAGCTGTGATCTGACTCCTTCAAGTTGGATTTCTGTGGCTTG GTATCCCATATATAGGATACCCACAGGACCAACTTTGCAAAATCTTGATGCTTGCTTTTTGACGTACCATTCTCTTTCAACACCTGCTGGTG TTTCTAGGACTGACTGGCCTCAACAGCATGGCACAACTATTAGTAGAGGCATCGTTGGTACTGGTACGTCTGCCAAGCTACCTCTCCCAACCTTTGGGCTGGCCTCCTACAAGTTCCAAGTACCATTCTGGTTTCCTGATGGAGTTAATGAATGCCAGAAGGTCAACTCTCTGTTACGAGCTGCTGACAATTGGCTCCGGCTTTTGCAAGTTAATCACCCTGACTACAGTTTTTTTGTGTCACATAACTCATATCGGAGGTGA
- the LOC104092050 gene encoding protein DEHYDRATION-INDUCED 19 homolog 4-like produces the protein MDSDSWTRLFTSSRRYQSRSDIYNIGEEYDGEEESRPEFLCPFCAEDFDIVGLCCHIDEEHPIEAKNGICPVCAKRVGMDLVGHITQQHGNILKVQRRRRFRRGGTSALSILRRELREGNLQSILGGSSRLISSSTTDPDPLLSSFIHNTPLANEIPDVQPLSCTKLSSKQESTLENSSERNVPPPPLSDKDQEEKARRSEFVQGLLLSTFLEEDF, from the exons ATGGATTCAGATTCTTGGACTCGTCTATTTACTTCTTCAAGGCGTTACCAATCTCGATCAG ATATCTATAACATAGGAGAGGAGTATGATGGTGAAGAGGAGTCGAGGCCAGAGTTTCTGTGTCCTTTCTGTGCTgaggattttgatattgttgGCCTCTGTTGTCATATCGATGAAGAGCATCCTATTGAGGCTAAGAATGGG ATATGTCCGGTTTGTGCAAAAAGGGTTGGAATGGATTTGGTTGGTCATATTACTCAGCAACATGGAAATATTTTAAAG GTACAGCGCAGGAGAAGATTTCGAAGGGGTGGTACTTCGGCTCTCTCTATTTTAAGAAGAGAGCTAAGGGAAGGAAATCTGCAATCCATCCTTGGGGGGTCCTCTCGTTTGATTTCTTCCTCCACTACAGATCCCGATCCCTTGTTATCTTCGTTCATTCACAATACACCTTTGGCTAATGAAATTCCTGATGTTCAACCTTTATCTTGTACTAAGCTAAGTTCAAAACAAGAAAGCACTCTTGAAAACTCCTCCGAAAG AAATGTTCCGCCACCTCCATTATCTGACAAAGACCAGGAGGAGAAGGCCAGGAGAAGTGAGTTTGTGCAAGGGCTGCTGCTGTCCACCTTTCTTGAAGAAGACTTCTAA
- the LOC104092058 gene encoding uncharacterized protein isoform X2, with amino-acid sequence MAANRRRVGDDRFYSPPAMRKQQKLKAAKSRIEAESRTESDDGASSTASFSSIRVENLTNLDRFLQHTTPKVPAQFFPKTIMKGMRNLDNDPQPYFILGDLWESFGEWSAYGAGVPLVLNQSDCVVQYYVPYLSGIQLYVDPSRPSIKQRETSSDDSSEYGAGASRVANKVHGSWKQNMIGSSIDGIKHVSLKKDPFLEYSGDENEIGNSPGLLIFEYFERNQPYGREPLADKISGLASKFSELKTYRSCDLTPSSWISVAWYPIYRIPTGPTLQNLDACFLTYHSLSTPAGVSRTDWPQQHGTTISRGIVGTGTSAKLPLPTFGLASYKFQVPFWFPDGVNECQKVNSLLRAADNWLRLLQVNHPDYSFFVSHNSYRR; translated from the exons ATGGCTGCAAATCGGAGACGGGTAGGAGATGATCGGTTTTATAGTCCGCCGGCAATGAGGAAGCAGCAAAAATTGAAAGCAGCCAAGTCAAGAATTGAAGCGGAGAGTAGAACCGAGTCTGATGACGGAGCATCCTCAACGGCGTCGTTTTCGTCGATTAGAGTTGAGAATTTGACCAATTTGGATCGCTTCTTGCAGCATACCACTCCTAAAGTTCCTGCTCAATTTTTTCCCAAG ACAATCATGAAAGGGATGAGAAATCTTGACAATGATCCGCAGCCCTACTTCATCTTGGGTGATCTTTGGGAGTCTTTTGGGGAATGGAGTGCGTATGGGGCAGGAGTTCCTCTGGTTTTAAATCAGAGTGATTGCGTTGTCCAGTATTATGTGCCATATTTGTCTGGGATTCAACTTTATGTAGACCCTTCGAGGCCCTCTATCAAGCAGAG GGAGACAAGTAGTGATGACAGTAGTGAATATGGAGCTGGAGCTTCAAGGGTAGCTAATAAAGTTCATGGAAGTTGGAAGCAGAATATGATTGGCTCAAGTATTGATGGAATCAAGCATGTCTCCCTAAAAAAAGACCCTTTCTTGGAATATTCAGGCGATGAGAATGAGATAGGGAACTCTCCCGGTCtccttatatttgaatattttgAGCGGAATCAACCATATGGTCGTGAACCTTTAGCTGACAAG ATTTCAGGCCTTGCATCTAAATTTTCCGAACTGAAGACGTATAGGAGCTGTGATCTGACTCCTTCAAGTTGGATTTCTGTGGCTTG GTATCCCATATATAGGATACCCACAGGACCAACTTTGCAAAATCTTGATGCTTGCTTTTTGACGTACCATTCTCTTTCAACACCTGCTGGTG TTTCTAGGACTGACTGGCCTCAACAGCATGGCACAACTATTAGTAGAGGCATCGTTGGTACTGGTACGTCTGCCAAGCTACCTCTCCCAACCTTTGGGCTGGCCTCCTACAAGTTCCAAGTACCATTCTGGTTTCCTGATGGAGTTAATGAATGCCAGAAGGTCAACTCTCTGTTACGAGCTGCTGACAATTGGCTCCGGCTTTTGCAAGTTAATCACCCTGACTACAGTTTTTTTGTGTCACATAACTCATATCGGAGGTGA